The sequence CCGACGTGACTGCAGCGCTCGAGACGCCGACGATCGGCATCGGCGCTGGCCCGGACTGTGACGGCCAGGTGCTGGTCGTCGACGACGTGATCGGGCTGAGCGAGTGGTCGCCGTCGTTCGCCGAGCAGTTCGGCTCGGTTCGCGAGGAGATGACCGGCGCGATCGAAGACTACGTCGAGGCGGTCGAATCCGGTACGTTCCCCGCCGACGAGCACAGTCACGAAGAAGACGACCTCGAGGAACTGTACTGACCGGCTGCTCTCGGTCGACCCAGAACGACCGGTTTCCCAGCCCGATCCGCTGATCGTCACCGCGCGGTGACGTTCTGGTCAACCAATATAATTGCCATATAACCACGCTAGTAGAGTATTATATATTTACCGACAGTGTTTATATACCACGACCACGGAGTTCGCAGTAACACCCGAGAACCACCATGTCCACTGCACCGAGCGATCCCCGGTCCGCATCGCACCCTGCCGAGCACCCCGACGAGCCGGACGCCGCGACGATTCAACACGTCACCGTCGACCGGGACGGCGTCGCCGTCTGCACGATGTTCCCGGCCAACTGTGACGACGCCGACGTGACCACCGAGTGGCTCACTGCCAGTTCGGACGCCTACTGCTCGCTCGAGGACGCCCGGTAGGCCCCGTCGGCACGGTCTCTGCTTCTCACACCGGTCACTGCGCCGCAGACAGCTCCGAGAAAAACGTCGTGAGCGCCTCGTTGAACGCCGCCGGGCGCTCGAGCATCGGCCGATGGGCCGCGCCCTCGATCTCGACCGCTCGTGCGTCCGGAATCTCCTCAGCGAGGTACTCGTGGAACCACGGCGGCGTCAGTCGATCCTGATCGCCGTACAGCAGGAGCGTCGGGACGTCGACGCCCTCGAGGTCGTCGCGGACGTCGAACCGGTGGCAGGTCAGAAAGTCCCGGCGGGTGACGACCTGCCCGGTGTCGAGCATCGTCTCGAGCGAGCGCTCCCGGATATCCGGGTTCGAGTCGGGATCTGCGAAGAGTCGCCCGGGGCCGTGGAGGAACTCGACTGCGCGCTCGAAATCCGAGGCGAGCCACTCGAGGAGGTCCTCGAGGACGCCCATCCGCGCGCCGGTTCCCGTGAGGACGATCGCCTCGGGCTGGAACGACCGCTCGAGGGCGACGTGGAGAGCGACAGCGCCGCCGAGGGAGGCACCGACGAGGACGGTCGCGTCCGTCTCCTCGGCGACGGCGATGACGTCGTCTGCGTAGGCCGAGAGCGCCTGGTACCCGGGATCGGCGTCGACGTCCGCTGAGTCACCGTGCCCGCTCAGGTCGAGTGCCACCATGGGTGCGCGATCGGTGAGTTCCCGCTGGGCGCGCCACATCTCACGAGCGCCGCCGCTCCCGTGAACGTAGCACGCGGTGGGTCCCACACCGCCGCGGTCGACGTGCTCGTATGCCGTGCGTCGCCCGTGGTGGGAGACCGTTTCCATACTGCACACACGAGCGGCGACACCATAAATCCGGACACAGCGCTCGACGAATCGACGGGACTCCGGTACCGAAGACCGCCAGGTGCCGAAGACCGTGTCAGCCTGACGGAGGCCGCCGACGAAAACCGCCGATTCGACGGCGGGGGATCATCCGGCAGCGACTGTGAACTGCGAACAGCGTTTTCTCCCCGACCCCAGTGCCGTCACTCGATCTGTCGGGAAAAGATTTTTATAGTAGCACGACTTACCTTGGGTTAGTTGAAACATGACCCTCGACCAAATCATCAGCGACGACGATGCGGCGGTACGCCAGTACCAGTACCACGATGGGAACGTGCTGGCCGTCGACTTCGGGCCTGCAGTGGACGGGTCGGTCGACGTCGTAGCGGACACCGTGATCGTCGTCATCGGAGACGAGCAGTACGAACTGGACCTGGACGGGGCAGGTGATGCACACACGTTTATCAAAAACGGCGTGCTCACTATCGAGACGGAGGCCGAAGTATGAAACTCACCGTCAAACCCCTCAAACAGAAGGACGCTGGCCGCGGACTGGCGGCGATCGACCGCGTCTCGATGCGGGAACTCGACCTCGAGAACGGCGACTACATCGTCATCTCGGGCAAGGGTGACGGGCAGACGGTCGCCCGCGTCTGGCCCGGCTATCCCGAAGACGAAGGTCGAGGGATCGTCCGGATCGACGGCCGACTCCGTCAGGAGGCGAACGTCGGAATCGACGACAGCGTGACCGTCGAACAGGCCGACGTCAAGCCGGCGAAGTCGGTCACCGTCGCGCTTCCGCAGAACCTCCGCATTCGGGGCGACATCGGTCCGCTCGTCCGGGACAAGCTCTCCGGCCAGGCCGTCACGGAGGGGCAGACGGTGCCCTTCTCGCTGTCCTTTGGCCCGATGGCCAGTTCGGGACAGTCGGTCCCGCTGAAGATCGCGGGCACCCAGCCCAGCGGCACGGTCGTCATCACCGACTCGACGAGCATCGACATCTCCGAGACGCCGGCCGAACAGGTCAGCGCCGGCGGTCCCGGCACCGCCGCCGAAGGCGTCCCGAACGTCACCTACGAGGACATCGGCGGCCTGGACGACGAACTCGACCAGGTCCGGGAGATGATCGAACTGCCGATGCGCCACCCCGAGCTGTTCAAACAGCTCGGCATCGAGCCGCCCAAGGGCGTCCTCCTCCACGGCCCGCCGGGGACCGGGAAGACCCTCATGGCCAAGGCCGTCGCCAACGAGATCGACGCCCACTTCGAGACGATCTCCGGCCCGGAGATCATGTCGAAGTATTACGGCGAGTCTGAAGAACAGCTCCGTGAAGTGTTCGAGGAGGCCGAAGAGAACGCCCCCGCGATCATCTTCATCGACGAACTCGACTCCATCGCCGCCAAGCGAGAGGAAGCCGGTGGCGACGTCGAACGCCGCGTCGTCGCTCAGCTGCTCAGCCTGATGGACGGTCTAGAGGAGCGCGGCCGGGTCACTGTCATCGCCGCGACCAATCGCGTCGACGACATCGACCCCGCGCTCCGTCGCGGTGGCCGCTTCGACCGCGAGATCGAGATCGGCGTCCCGGACAAGGACGGTCGCCGGGAGATCCTGCAGGTCCACACCCGCGGGATGCCACTCGAGGAGTCGATCGACCTGGATCGCTACGCCGAGAACACCCACGGCTTCGTCGGCGCCGACCTCGAGAGCCTCGCCCGCGAGGGTGCGATGAACGCCCTGCGTCGGATCCGTCCGGACCTCGATCTGGAGGCCGACGAGATCGACGCCGAGGTGCTCGAGTCGCTGCAGGTCACCGAAGGCGACATCAAGGAGGCGCTCAAGGGGATCCAGCCCTCGGCGATGCGCGAGGTGTTCGTCGAGGTGCCGGACGTCACGTGGAACGACGTCGGCGGCCTCGCAGACACCAAAGAACGCCTGCGCGAGACGATCCAGTGGCCACTGGACTACCCCGAGGTGTTCGAACAGATGGACATGGAGGCCGCCAAGGGCGTCCTCATGTACGGCCCACCGGGCACCGGGAAGACGCTGCTCGCCAAGGCCGTGGCGAACGAGGCCCAGTCGAACTTCATCTCGATCAAGGGCCCCGAACTGCTGAACAAGTACGTCGGCGAGTCCGAGAAAGGGGTCCGGGAGGTCTTCGAGAAGGCACGGTCGAACGCCCCGACCGTGATCTTCTTCGACGAGATCGACTCGATCGCCACCGAGCGCGGGCAGGGCGCGACCGACTCCGGCGTCGGCGAGCGCGTCGTCAGCCAGCTGCTCACTGAGCTGGACGGCCTCGAAGAACTCGAGGACGTCGTCGTGATCGCCACCACGAACCGTCCGGACCTGATCGATCCGGCACTGCTACGGCCCGGGCGGCTGGATCGCCACGTCCACGTGCCCGTCCCCGACGAGGACGGTCGCAAGCGGATCTTCGAGGTCCACACCCGGAACAAGCCGCTCGCAGACGCGGTCGACCTCGAGTGGCTCGCCGCCGAGACGGAGGGGTACGTCGGTGCCGACATCGAGGCCGTCTGCCGCGAGGCCTCGATGGAAGCCAGTCGCGAGTTCATCACCTCCGTCGATCCCGAGGAGATGCCCGACACCCTCGATAACGTCCGTATCAGCACGGATCACTTCGAGCACGCCCTCGAGGAGGTCAACCCGAGCGTGACCCCGGAGACCAAAGAGCGCTACGAGGAGATCGAAGAGCAATTCGACAGCGCCGAGCCAGCCCAGGAGCAGGACCAGCTGGGACGCACGTTCCAGTAGCGCCGTCGTCGTCTCCAGTGGTCGGCCACCCGAGTCGATATCGTCACCCGACGACCGATGACTCGAGCCACGGTCGCCGACGGCAGACGACCGATACCATTTTTGACCGAACGGCCCTGACGTGACTGCGTGGACGTACGCGGAATCGTCGCCGACGAGGTTACAGTCCGAACCGTCTCCACCAGCTACGGCGAGACCGACCTCGCCGAGGTGCCGGTGCGACTCGTCGCGACCGACGACGCAGCCGCCGGGACCGGGCCGCTCGCAGATGGCGGAACGGAGAGCGACGCCAGCGCTCCAGGCGACAGGGGGGCCGATACCCGCGCGGCCGGAGCCGATGGCCCAATCGGCGACGAACCACTCGAGGACGCACACGAACTGACGACGATTACCTGCTGGAACAAGTGGGTCGAGTCGGCCGAGTTGCTCGAGCCCGGGATGGAACTGCTCGTTACGAACGTCGAGGAAGACGAGTACCAGGGGGAGACCCAGTACACGACGACGGGCGACTCCTACGTCGTCGTCGAGCCGAGTTTCCTCGTGAACGTGACGGCGATCCGCAACTGGGTGGAGTGTCCCCGGCTCTACTACCTGAACAAGCTCTCCGGGGTGCCGCTGAACTACCCCGTCGTCAAGGGGACCATCGTCCACGAGGTCTTCGGCGACCTGCTCCGGGGTCGGGACCTCGAGGAGTCGATCGACGCCCGCGTCGAGGAACGGGGCCTCCAGCTTGGCCTGCTCGGGGAGACACCCGAGGCCGTCGCCGAGGACGTCCGGGAGAACGCCGCGGCGATCGAGGGCTGGCTCGAGCAAGGTCGGCTGACCGAAGACGATAGCTGGCGGTCAGAACAGTTGCTCATCAGCGAGACGTTCGGCATCCGCGGTCGGGCCGACGCCATCCGCCGGGGCGCACCGGTCGAACTCAAGACCGGCAAGAACCTGCGGAAGGAACCCCGGTTCAAGGACAAGGTGCAGGCCGCCTGCTACGCCCTCTTGCTCGAGGAACACGGCGACGAGGTCGACACCGGGACGCTACTCTATACGAAGAACTCGGCGCTGGACCGCAACGAAGAGACCGGCGACCTGACGCCAGCGAAGGACTTCTCGATGGGCGCTGGACTGTTGAAGTTCGTCGTCCGGCTTCGCAACGAGATCGCCGCGATGGAGGTCAAAGGCGACGTCCCGACCGGCTACGAAGGCGACGCCAAGTGCGAATACTGCTTCGAGCAGGACACCTGCATGGTCGTCTCCGGTCGGCTCGATCAGGAGTCGAAGGCGGGCCAGATCGGGCAGGCACTCCCCGACGAGGAACTCGAGTACTTCGACCGACTCTACCGCGCCATCGAGGAGGAACGGCGGGAGGTCCACCGCGAATACGCCAAACTCTGGCAGCAAGACGCCCAGGAACGAGCCGACGACGACCGCGCGCTGATCGACCTCGAGTTCGTCGAGAAACGGCCGCTCGAGGAGGGACGGTGGGAACTCCGGGCGAAGCGGACGGCTGGCGGGGCCTCCAAGTTGCGCGAAGGGGACCTCGTGCTCGCGAGCGATGGCCACCCGGTTCGAGGTAACGCGGAACTGGCGATGATCGAACGACTCGACGACGAAGTCGTGCTGACGGCCGACGAGCCGGTCGAGGTGTGTCGGCTGGACGTCTATCCCTCCGAACTGACCACCGACAGGCTGCTCGTGGCGATGCACGATTTCCTGCTGAAAGGCGACGGGCGGCGCAAAGACGTGCTGTTCGGCCGCGAGGAACCCTCGTTTTCGCTCCCAGAGGAGACGTTCATCGGCAACAACGCGGCCCAGAACGAAGCAGTGAGGAAGGCCGTCGGTGCCGATGACTTCGCGCTGATCCACGGCCCGCCCGGCACCGGGAAGACCTACACCATCGCTCGCGCCATCCGCGCGATGGTCGAGCGCGGCGATCGCGTCCTCCTCTCGGCGTTCACTAATCGCGCGGTCGACAACGCTCTCGAGGCGCTGCTCGAGCAACTCGAAGAACACGGTGAGGGCGTTGCGCCGGAGGCGCAACGCGAAGACGGTGAAACCGTCGAGGTCGTCCGCGTCGGCAGCGAGAGCGGCGTCCGCGAGGACATGCTG is a genomic window of Natrarchaeobaculum aegyptiacum containing:
- a CDS encoding DUF7127 family protein, with protein sequence MTLDQIISDDDAAVRQYQYHDGNVLAVDFGPAVDGSVDVVADTVIVVIGDEQYELDLDGAGDAHTFIKNGVLTIETEAEV
- a CDS encoding AAA domain-containing protein: MDVRGIVADEVTVRTVSTSYGETDLAEVPVRLVATDDAAAGTGPLADGGTESDASAPGDRGADTRAAGADGPIGDEPLEDAHELTTITCWNKWVESAELLEPGMELLVTNVEEDEYQGETQYTTTGDSYVVVEPSFLVNVTAIRNWVECPRLYYLNKLSGVPLNYPVVKGTIVHEVFGDLLRGRDLEESIDARVEERGLQLGLLGETPEAVAEDVRENAAAIEGWLEQGRLTEDDSWRSEQLLISETFGIRGRADAIRRGAPVELKTGKNLRKEPRFKDKVQAACYALLLEEHGDEVDTGTLLYTKNSALDRNEETGDLTPAKDFSMGAGLLKFVVRLRNEIAAMEVKGDVPTGYEGDAKCEYCFEQDTCMVVSGRLDQESKAGQIGQALPDEELEYFDRLYRAIEEERREVHREYAKLWQQDAQERADDDRALIDLEFVEKRPLEEGRWELRAKRTAGGASKLREGDLVLASDGHPVRGNAELAMIERLDDEVVLTADEPVEVCRLDVYPSELTTDRLLVAMHDFLLKGDGRRKDVLFGREEPSFSLPEETFIGNNAAQNEAVRKAVGADDFALIHGPPGTGKTYTIARAIRAMVERGDRVLLSAFTNRAVDNALEALLEQLEEHGEGVAPEAQREDGETVEVVRVGSESGVREDMLPYRLERAGDPEDRLAELENAQVVAATTATCGSRELKEQYFDVALVDEAAQLTEPGTFAAATLADRFVLVGDHEQLPPVVRAENDLTESLFERLVETHPDAGVMLDRQYRMNQRIQYFASQEFYDGKLRPAEPEVAARTLDDLVGVSRDALPPTLRDPVTFVDVEGDGSRYTDAAEAERIAELLETYADAGLRYEQMGVIAPFRAQVSTIASRVPDAVAVDTVDRFQGSSQELIVVSFTATGSLEGPIFEDYRRINVALTRPKRALVLVGDSRALESDPVYARMLEWADR
- a CDS encoding CDC48 family AAA ATPase; translation: MKLTVKPLKQKDAGRGLAAIDRVSMRELDLENGDYIVISGKGDGQTVARVWPGYPEDEGRGIVRIDGRLRQEANVGIDDSVTVEQADVKPAKSVTVALPQNLRIRGDIGPLVRDKLSGQAVTEGQTVPFSLSFGPMASSGQSVPLKIAGTQPSGTVVITDSTSIDISETPAEQVSAGGPGTAAEGVPNVTYEDIGGLDDELDQVREMIELPMRHPELFKQLGIEPPKGVLLHGPPGTGKTLMAKAVANEIDAHFETISGPEIMSKYYGESEEQLREVFEEAEENAPAIIFIDELDSIAAKREEAGGDVERRVVAQLLSLMDGLEERGRVTVIAATNRVDDIDPALRRGGRFDREIEIGVPDKDGRREILQVHTRGMPLEESIDLDRYAENTHGFVGADLESLAREGAMNALRRIRPDLDLEADEIDAEVLESLQVTEGDIKEALKGIQPSAMREVFVEVPDVTWNDVGGLADTKERLRETIQWPLDYPEVFEQMDMEAAKGVLMYGPPGTGKTLLAKAVANEAQSNFISIKGPELLNKYVGESEKGVREVFEKARSNAPTVIFFDEIDSIATERGQGATDSGVGERVVSQLLTELDGLEELEDVVVIATTNRPDLIDPALLRPGRLDRHVHVPVPDEDGRKRIFEVHTRNKPLADAVDLEWLAAETEGYVGADIEAVCREASMEASREFITSVDPEEMPDTLDNVRISTDHFEHALEEVNPSVTPETKERYEEIEEQFDSAEPAQEQDQLGRTFQ
- a CDS encoding DUF7511 domain-containing protein, which gives rise to MSTAPSDPRSASHPAEHPDEPDAATIQHVTVDRDGVAVCTMFPANCDDADVTTEWLTASSDAYCSLEDAR
- a CDS encoding alpha/beta fold hydrolase, with protein sequence METVSHHGRRTAYEHVDRGGVGPTACYVHGSGGAREMWRAQRELTDRAPMVALDLSGHGDSADVDADPGYQALSAYADDVIAVAEETDATVLVGASLGGAVALHVALERSFQPEAIVLTGTGARMGVLEDLLEWLASDFERAVEFLHGPGRLFADPDSNPDIRERSLETMLDTGQVVTRRDFLTCHRFDVRDDLEGVDVPTLLLYGDQDRLTPPWFHEYLAEEIPDARAVEIEGAAHRPMLERPAAFNEALTTFFSELSAAQ